ACTCCGGTAAACCATCCGGCGTGCGGGTCTGCTCCGAGTCAGCCCGGTGCCGTGTCGAGGCAAACCGCTCGAAGGCATGCGTGCTGAATCCGGGCGGGAACCCGGGGCCGTCGTCCGATACTCGAATGACGGCCTCCCGGCCGCTGCGGCGCACCGACACTCCTACGACAGAACGCGCATAATCCAAGGCATTAGCGCCCAGGGCGGTGAAGATTCGGTGCAGGGCAATCTCCCCGCCAAGGACAATGACATCGGTATCGGGAAGATCAAGTTCCAGGGACAAGTCTCGTCTGTTGGCTTCGGGCTGGAGCGCCCGTACCGCCGACTGTGCAAGGTCAACCAGGTTCACGGGTTCCGTGGCTCCGGTTTGCCGGGGATCCGCAGCCATCAGCAGGTCCTCAAGGATCCCGGTCAGCACCTTGGTGTCGGCGATGACGTCGTCGGCGGCCCGGACCGCATCCGAATTCGCTCCCTCAGAACCCACCGCTTCCGAAGCCTCTCCCCCACCCCCATCAGCTTCACGTTTCGACCCCGATCCGCCTGCATCGGCGATCAGCCGCCGCCGAAGCATTTGCACCCGGGTGCTGAGCAGTGTCAGCGGGGTCCGCAGTTCATGGCTCGCATCAGCCACGAACCGGCGCTGGAGTGCCAGTGCTTCAGCCATCGGACGCATGGCCGCCCGGGCCGCCAGCGCCGAGACGGCTCCGGCCAGGAGGCCTGCAATCACCACGGAGATCACCAGGGCAAAAGCCAGACGGCGCAGCTGGTCAGCGGATTCGCGGGTATCCACTGCCGCTTGGACCACATCCCGGCCGCGGCGGGCCGTCAAAACCTCATAGGTCCGGTCCCCCGCGGCCACCGTATCGCGGCGGGCCTGCCCGGTCTCGGCCACATCCGCCAGCGCTTCCTCGTACGGGAGGCCGGCGGGCATGTTGCGGGACACAGCCAACCTTCCGTCGTCGTACACCGCCAGGAACACATCCAGTGGTGCCTCGCGGGGAGAGTCGAACTGGGTTGCCGAGGACAGCGTGTTTTCGGCGGCATCCCGCGTCTGGGCGGCGACGAGTCCATACACCAGGCCCCCGGCAACGCCCAGCAGCACCACCACCAGGGCCGTAAACTGCATCGCCAAACGCAGCGACGCACGGGTCAGCTCAGCGTCCTCCCGGCTCTCCCGGTTCTCCCGGATCTCCCGGACCCCGCGCCAGCGCTTCATGCCGGCGCACCAAGCCGGTAACCGATCCCGCGCACCGTCAGCACCACCCCTCTGCCCAGCTTCCGCCGAAGATAGTGAACATAGGTGTCCACCACGCCGTCGTCGTCAGCGTCAGGGAACACGGCGTCAAGCAGTTCCGCGCGCGGGAAGACTTGGCGGGGCCGCCGGGCCAGGTGTTCCAGCAGCGCACCCTCACGTTCGGAGAGCACCACCACCTCGCCGGCGTCGGTCGTGACCGTGCGGCCGGTGGTATCCAGGACGCCGCCGGGGACCGGAAGGGCAGGTGTGCGGGGCAGATTCCGGCGCCGCAGCACCCGAAGGCGGGCCAGCAGCTCGTCGATGTCGAAGGGTTTGGCCAGATAGTCCTCGGCTCCGCGGTCCAGGCCTTCCACGCGGTCAGCCGGGTTGCCCAGCGCGGAAAGCACCAGCGCCGGCACGTAAATGCCCCGGCTGCGCAGCCGCGTCAGGACATCTAGTCCCTCAATTGCCGGCAGGCCCCGGTCCAGGAGGAGGACGTCGAACGGATGTGTCAGCCCTTCGTGCAGGGCCCGCTGTCCGTCATAAGCAACCGTCACCTTATATCCTTCGGATTCCAGGAGCTCCGCCAGCATCCGCGCCAAGCTGCGGTCATCTTCCACGACCAGGATCCGGGGACGGTCCGTCATGCCCGAAAGTCTATCCGCGGGCTAGCCGAAACACCCGGGAACGCAGGCCGCCGGGTGCTCCTCCACCGGAATCAGCTGGGGTGGGACTACCGCTGTGTTGGCCCGGCCGGTGCGGGCCGACCCCGCAGCTGCCGGCCCACGTTCTTTGCCCAGGCCGCTCCGCCACCGGTCGTCAGCAAAATGACGACGACGGCAACCAGGACGCCGATGGTGGTTTCAACCGCCCGGTCCACGGTCAGATCCCTTACCGGCTGCACTGAGACAAAGCCTGTCATCAGCAGCGCCACCGGTGTCAGGAAGACCATGGCGAGCCCGTAGTGGCGGATGACGTACACCTCGCCGCCCAATTGCAGGGCTGCCAGGAGAACCGCCAGCTGCACCGGGCTCCAGTCCGCCTGCAGCAGGAGTGCGGACAACAGCACGCCGGCGTAGGTGCCCAGGATGAAGTGGCCGGCGCGGGCCGGCGCATGTGCGGCATCCGCTGCGGCAATGGGTGCACAGGCCGCGAGCATCGCCCAGTAGCTGTGGCCCGGCCCCAGCAGCAGGGCCAGGGAGCCGGCGGCAGCGACAGCTGCGACATACCGTCCGGAGTGGGCGAGGATGTGTGCCGCTCCCGGCGGAGGAGCCTGCTGGGGCAGCAACACCGGTGTATGGCGGCGGGCGTGGACCCGGCCGGCGATTCCCAGCAGAACCGCTGTCGCTGCGCTTCCGGATACGGCCAGCGCGGCTTCCGCGACGGACCCGGAGAACGGTGCGGCAGCGGTTGCGGTAAACGCAAAGATGTAGGTGAAGGGGCCGGCGGGGCGGATCCGCAGGTAGTCCGCCGCCACCGAGATCACCCCGGCCACAATGGTGGCGGCGACCACCAGTTCCCAGTCGCTGCGTCCTGCGACAGACATGGAGACTCCGGCCACCACGGTCAGGGACATCAGCACACCGGACTGGGTTTGGTGGCGCAGCCGCCGCCAGTGAGGTTCAGCGCGGCCGAAGACTCCGGTCAGCGACCCGAAGATGGCGCACATCGTCAGGTCCGTGCGGCCCAGCATAATCAGTACCAGGAGCGGAAGGAGCATCCCCGCGGCCACCCGCACGGCGGGGAACCGGTGTCCGCGGCCCGCCGGGACTGCCAGGAAACCACGGAGGTCTTGCTTCACGGTTAACGAGCCTTTCACCGCGGCAGGAACAGGAGATTTGCCGCCTTTCCAGCCTATGAGTGAGGCCTCCGCCGGGATGGCAGCCACCCACGTGATTCATCTCCTACCGGTGCGGCACCCGTTCTGGCGCCGGGCCTTGGATCGGGGCGCCACATCCGGGCGGCGCTACATCCGGGCCTTAGTTTTGGCCGTTGCCTTTGCTGCCCAGGGATCTTCCGGCCAGGGGTGTTTGGGATACTTGCCCCGCATTTGGGCACGCACCTGCAGATACGGCCCGGACCAGAACGATGCCAGATCATCGGTGACGGCCAGCGGCGCCCGGGCCGGTGAGAGCAGATGGAACAACACCGGCACCCGTCCCTGAACCAGCCGCGGCGTCTCAGCCCAGCCAAAGCACTCCTGCAGCTTGACGGCCACGACCGGCCGGCCGCCGTCGTCGTCCACTGCGGGGTAGGTAATCCGGATCTGGGATCCGCTGGGAACCTGCAGCCGTTCCGGTGCCAGTTCCCCGAGGCGCGACGCCTCCGGCCACGGAAGCAGCCGGCGCAGCGGCTCCACCAGGTCGATTCCGTTGACTGACGCTCCGGCGGCCAGCGCATGCAGCTCAGGTGCCAGCCAGGCATCTAGCCGGGCCAGGAGTGCAGGTTCGGAAACATCCGGCCAGGGCTCACCCAGCTCGCGGTGCAGCAGTGCCATCCGGCGGCGCAACGTGTCGGCAGCCGGTGAAAACCCAATGACACCGAGCCCTTCCCGTGCCAATGCGCGGGCTACGGCTGCCCGGCCTTCCCCGGGTGTGGGGCGGACCGGTGTGGAGGACAACACAATCGCCCCCAGCCGCCGTTCCCGCTTGGCCATGACACGGCCTCCGTTAAAGGATGCCTCGACGGTGTCTTCCAGCAGATGCCGGGCTGCGGCTTCCGCTGTGTCTTGGCTCAACGGCGCCGCCGAGCGGATGACGGCCCCGGTTCCGGCAGCGTCGCGTCCCTGAGCGCGGGAAACTTCGGCAACGGCAAGCCACTCGTGTCCGGTCAGCGGGCTGCCGGCCGGCAGGCCGGCCCGGGTTCCGGAGGAGAGCAAATAGCGTTCCCCAGTGCCCGCGCTGCCGGGAACCCGCCGGGCAATGCGGTCCGGAAAAGCCAGTGCGACGACGAAGCCGAGGGCCTCCGTTCCAGGCACCGAGACTGCAGGCGCATTGGCGGCGCCGTTGCGGGTACGGGCGCTTGTGCGCGAGAGGGACTGCAGCCGCCGCACATCCTCTGCCCAGCGCCGCTCTCCCGGATCCCGTCCGGCGCGCAGGCTGGTGAGCAGCCGGGAGAGATCGGCACCGGAGGCGCGGAGATCACCGGCCACGAGGGCCACAGCTTCGGCCGCAGACCGGGCACCGACGACGGCGGTCCCGTCCAGCAGCGCCCGGGCCAGCCGCGGATCGGATGGAATTCCCGCCAGGGTCTTGCCGAGAGCGGTGACTGCACCGCTGGAATCAACCGCGCCGAGATCCCGCAAGACGGCCTGTGCATCTGCCAGGGCTGCCCGTGGCGGGGCATCGGGCAGGGCCAGTCCTTCTCCGCCCGGCGTTCCCCAGCATGCCAGCACCAGTGCCGCAGCGGTGAGGTCCGCGACGGCGATTTCCGGGGTCTGATGGGCCGGCGAAGCACCGAAGGTTCGTTCGTCGTAGCAGCGGACCACCCGGCCTGGTCCCTGCCGGGCGGCGCGTCCTGCACGCTGCACCGCCGACGCGCGGGAGCAGGACACCGTGACAAGTCCCGACATCCCGCGTGCGGCATCCCGGCGCGGTTCCCGGGCAAGGCCGGAATCGATCACCAGGCGCACTCCCGGCACGGTCAACGACGATTCTGCCAGGCTGGTGGAGACGATGATCCGCGGCGGGTCTCCGGGGCGCCGGCCGGAGACGGCACGGTCCTGTTCCCTTGGGTCGATCTGCCCGTGCAGCTCCAGCACCTCGGTTGTGGCAACAGGTCCGGACTCCGCTGCCACTTGGCTGCGGATCCGGCCGGCCACATAGGACACCTCCCACGCTCCGGGGACGAAAACCAGTGCGTCCGCCTGCGCGTTCCCGGCGAGCATCTCCCCGTGGGCTGCGGCAGCGGTAACGGCAACGTGGTTCAGGAAGGAGCGGGTCACACCATGTTCGTCCATCCGCAACGAGGTGCCAGGGGCCCAGCGGATGTCCAGCGGATACAGCGCCGAAGGACAGCCCACGACGGGTACCGGCCCGCCGTCGTCGTCGTTGCCAATGAGTGAGGCGAAGCGGGGCGCATCGACGGTGGCCGACATCGCGACCAGCGTGAGGTCTCCGCGCAGCTGGCGGACTTCGGTGAGCATTCCCAAGAGGAGGTCAGTGTCCAGGCCGCGCTCATGGACCTCGTCAAGAACGACGGCGGCGGTGTCTTCCAGTCCGGGATCGGCCAGCAGGCGGCGAAGCAGGATTCCCGGAGTGACAAACTCGATGATGGTGTCCGGTCCCGTGTGGCTCTCACCGCGGACGGTGTAGCCGACCCGGCCGCCAACAGGGCTGCCGTCCAGCGAGGCAAGCCGCCGGGCCGCCGAACGTGCGGCCACCCGGCGGGGTTGGGTGACGACGACGCGTAAGGGTTTGGATGCGCCGTCTGCACGGGAACCGATCAGGTTGGCGATCAGCGGCGGTGCCAGTGTGGTCTTCCCGGTGCCCGGAGGTGCCTGGACAACTGCTGCTGCCCCGTTGGGGGCCGATCCTGCCGGCTCAAGCGCGGCAGCCAGTTCAGGAAGTGACTCCGCGAACACCAGTCCGGCACCGATGGCCTGCAGGTTGAAGGGATGGTGGTGCGCGGCAGGTTCCAGTGCGGTGTGCGGTGTAGTCACTCGTCCATTGTCCCGCGTCATGAGTGAGGAGAGATTCTTCGCCTCGGGGTTCACGTCCCGCAACCTCTCCTACTGCACGCTCCCCATGCTTCACGCCCCCTGATTCACCACGCTGGGCGTGGAACGGGCGGCCGCGGCGCCGTGGATGAATAGGCATGTCCGGTGGACGTCACGGTTGTCACGGTGTGCCGGTTCGGATGCAAGGGAGTGGACCTCCCGGTGGGCCCGTCGCTTTCAGCGGGGACTCCGGCGGCTGTCCTGACTGTCCCGGCTGTCTTGGCTGTCTTGGTGGCCCGTGATTCCCAGCCGGGTGCTTCCTTGGCCTGGTTGCAGGCTTGGCAGAGTCCCTGAATGTTCTCGGCAGTGGTGGTGCCGCCTGCGTGGACGGGTGTGATGTGGTCGTAGTGCCGGATGGGCGCCCCGCACCACGGTGTGCGGCAAACCTGATCGCGGGCCGCGATGAGCCGGGCAAGGCCGTGGGGCACCAGCCGGGCGCGCGAGTCCATGGCCGTGAGTTGCCCGCTGGTCGGGGCGATGTAGAGGCGGCGGAGCCATACTTCCGTTTGCGGATCCGGACGCGTGGGTGGTGCGCCCCGTTCGGTGGCCGGTCCGTCTGGTTCGTCTGGTTCTGGTTTTGGTTTTGGTTCCGGTTCCGTGGGATGTGGTCCCCGGACGAGGTCTCTGGCCCACTGGGCCGGGACGATTCCGTAGCCGGTAAGCACTGCCGGCTCCGCTCCCTCGGGAACAAACGATGTGCTCTGCCCTCCGGTTGCCGGTTCCGCCGAAGCCAGGGGTCCTGGTTTTGTATCGGGTCTAACCTCGGGCGGGGTTCTATCTGCACCGCCGGGGTCGATGCCGGCTTCGGTCCAGGGGCGGCTGTGGCCCGCGCTCCGGCTGCCGCTCCCGGGACCGGCTCCGGTTGTGCAGTCCCCACCCCGGCTGGACCGTGTATGGACAGGATCGGTGCCGGCAGCCCCGTAAGCGCCCGCGGTGGCGGCAGCCCTATCAGCATCGGCTGAGTTGGCGTCGGGACCGGTGGTTGTCGTGTCATTGGGCAGAATGCCGTGCAGCAGGGTCTGATCCGTCATGATCAGCTGCACCTCGATCCGCACATCCTCAGCCCGAGCCTGCCCGGTGGCCCGTTCCACGAGGGTGTCGGCCATGATCTGGCCCTTGGTGCGTGGATCCCCGGCCCCGCGTAGCCGGTCAGCTTCCCGGGTCAGCGCCGCATACACCCCCACCCCTTGGGCCACGGGCAGCAGGGCGGTCAGATAGGTCATGGTGTCCGGGGCCGGACGGCAGGACACAAAACGTTCCGACACGGCGTGCGCGGCACGGTTGACCACGGCGTGCGGATCCAGACCATAGGACAGGGACTTGATCCTGTTGATTAGTTTCCGGTCACCGAGCTGCTCGAGCTCTGCCAGGTTCCCGGCGACCTGCCGGTCCACTTCCTGCCGATCGGCCAGGGACAGGCACGCGGTCTCCCGGACCAGCAGGGTGGCCCGCCACTCACTGATCACTCCTTTTGAGAGTGCGGCGAGGGTGTGGGGCATTTCCGTGGTCAGGATCCTTGCCAGGCCCAGCAGTTTCGCTCCGTGGTGCGGGGATTCCCGGCGGGCCAGGGCCACTTCAGCGGCGACGCCCTTGCCGAGCTGGCCGGAGGTGAGTCCCGCGGCGGCCTGCGCGCGGCGGGTGGAGGCATCAAAAGCCGCAGCGGCCCGGGCCTGGGCGGCGGCAATGGCACCCTTTAAGTCCTCCAGGGCCCGGATCTCCCGGATCAGCAGGACCCGCTCCAGGGCCTCCAACTCCGCAAGCGTGCTGGCACCCGTGCTGCCCGCCGCCGCCGGCTGCGGCTCCGGTTGCTGTGTTCCAAGCGCCCGTCCGCCTTTGCCGCCGTCGCCCGGGGAAGACGACGTCCGGCGGACGCCACCCCGGGTCGCCGGTGCGCCGTCGTCGTTTCCCGCGGAGTAGTACATAGGTTCTATTTTAGTGATCCAGGCCCTATTCCCTGCGGGTTTTACATACGGGACAGTTACTCGAATCCGGCCTGGATCTCGCCGGCCACCCCAAGTAAAAGCCGGCCGCAGAGATGACAGTCTGATGTGCGTCAGGTGCCGATAGAGCCGTCATGCCTGCCGCAGTGCTGGAGGAGCTCCTGCATAATGACGGCATGGGGAAGAAATGGATTATGGCGGTATTAGTCGGGATGTCTCTTATTCTCGGAACTGGCCTGATTTATGTCTTTCTGCACCCCCAGCTCACCCTCACTCTCGAGGACGTCATGAACTCTGAATACGACGCAAAAGACGTCACTACCGAGGTTCGGGAGATCACCGAGGATGCCTGTGGGCATCAGCTCAATTGCATCGAGGCGTACAGTACGGCGGAAGCCAATTACTACCGTTTCAGGAGCCACCCAGCAGCAGCTAACTACGCATCGACGGTGAAGGACGGGTTCAGCGTGAACTACTTTGTGATGGATTTCGACGGCAAGGCTGCGTCGGTGCAGGACCAGCAGTCGGCCATGGAGCAGCTGGCCGGGACGTGGAACGACTACGAAGGGGACTTCCCCAGCCGCTAAGCAACCAGTTCCCGAAGGACGCAGCAGTTCGCGAAAGGATCAGGGAACCAAGATGAGTCAACCCAATGAACAGACGCCGGCGGATCAGCTGCGCAGCATGAGCGGCGGAGCCGTGCCAGCGGAGGCTCTGGCCTTCTTCGATTCGCTTCCCCCTGTACAGCTTGACGAGATGAGTGGTTCCTGGCGGGGCGCCGAACTGCCAACGGGGCACCGGCTGGACGGCGTGCTCGGCATCCTGGGATGGCAGGGAAAGAGGTTCGACGACGGGGACTCCGTCCACCCGCTCATTTTCGAGACGTCGACCGGGCGCCGGTTTGAATTCAATCCCGGGCTCGTTCCCTTGAATCTGGCGCTGCGGTGCGGTCCACTGCTCCGCCAACGTGCAGTTGGCAGGATCGTTCGCCCACTCCTGCAGCTGGCCCGGACAACGAAACCGAGGGCCCGGCTTCGCATGATGGAATACCGCGGCGTAGTGTCAGCGACCATGATTTACGACGCGCTGCCGGTTAACGACGCCTTCCGCAGGGTCGACACCAACACGCTGCTGGGCGCCATGGATATGCGGGAGCCCGGCCCTCCGTTCATCTTTTCGCTCCACCGGATGAGCCCGGACCAGTAATTTTTCAGGTGTTGGAACAGCAGGCCATTGCTCCCCCGCACCGGACCTGTGACAGTAATCCGGTGAATACGGAAACCTCGGGAGCACTCGTGGCGCGTCTCAGTGCTGCCGGCTGTGTTTTTGCTGCGGAGGAAGCAGCCCTGCTCATTGAAGAAGCCGGAAGCATGGGAGATCCGGGCCACGCGGACCGCCTGGACGACATGGTCCGGCGCAGAATCGCCGGACAGCCACTGGAGCAGATTCTCGGGTGGGCTGAATTTTGTGGACTCCGGATACCTGTTGCGCCGGGGGTGTTCGTTCCGCGGCGGCGGACGGAACTGCTTGCCGAGCATGCGGTCCAGATTCTGGCGACGATGTCCGGGCCAACGACGACGGGCGCTCCAACGACGACGTCGGGTCCGACGGTCGTCGAGCTGTGCTGCGGCTCGGGCGCCGTAACACTGGCTATCGCCGCCCAAACGTCCTCCCGGCCCACCTTGTTCCAGCCGACACTGCCCGCCCCCAAGCTGTTTGCCGTGGACCTCCAACCCGAAGCAGTGGACTGCGCCCGCACCAGCCTCGACGGGCTGGCCACAGTCCTGGCGGGTGATCTGTTCTCCGCGCTGCCCCGGGATCTCCTCGGCCGGGTGGACATTGTCGCGGCAAATGCTCCCTATATACCCAGTGCCCGGCTGGCGACTCTTCCACGGGAGGCCCGCGACCACGAACCTGCCCTCACCCTCGACGGCG
This genomic interval from Arthrobacter citreus contains the following:
- a CDS encoding FUSC family protein, producing the protein MKQDLRGFLAVPAGRGHRFPAVRVAAGMLLPLLVLIMLGRTDLTMCAIFGSLTGVFGRAEPHWRRLRHQTQSGVLMSLTVVAGVSMSVAGRSDWELVVAATIVAGVISVAADYLRIRPAGPFTYIFAFTATAAAPFSGSVAEAALAVSGSAATAVLLGIAGRVHARRHTPVLLPQQAPPPGAAHILAHSGRYVAAVAAAGSLALLLGPGHSYWAMLAACAPIAAADAAHAPARAGHFILGTYAGVLLSALLLQADWSPVQLAVLLAALQLGGEVYVIRHYGLAMVFLTPVALLMTGFVSVQPVRDLTVDRAVETTIGVLVAVVVILLTTGGGAAWAKNVGRQLRGRPAPAGPTQR
- the hrpB gene encoding ATP-dependent helicase HrpB; this translates as MTRDNGRVTTPHTALEPAAHHHPFNLQAIGAGLVFAESLPELAAALEPAGSAPNGAAAVVQAPPGTGKTTLAPPLIANLIGSRADGASKPLRVVVTQPRRVAARSAARRLASLDGSPVGGRVGYTVRGESHTGPDTIIEFVTPGILLRRLLADPGLEDTAAVVLDEVHERGLDTDLLLGMLTEVRQLRGDLTLVAMSATVDAPRFASLIGNDDDGGPVPVVGCPSALYPLDIRWAPGTSLRMDEHGVTRSFLNHVAVTAAAAHGEMLAGNAQADALVFVPGAWEVSYVAGRIRSQVAAESGPVATTEVLELHGQIDPREQDRAVSGRRPGDPPRIIVSTSLAESSLTVPGVRLVIDSGLAREPRRDAARGMSGLVTVSCSRASAVQRAGRAARQGPGRVVRCYDERTFGASPAHQTPEIAVADLTAAALVLACWGTPGGEGLALPDAPPRAALADAQAVLRDLGAVDSSGAVTALGKTLAGIPSDPRLARALLDGTAVVGARSAAEAVALVAGDLRASGADLSRLLTSLRAGRDPGERRWAEDVRRLQSLSRTSARTRNGAANAPAVSVPGTEALGFVVALAFPDRIARRVPGSAGTGERYLLSSGTRAGLPAGSPLTGHEWLAVAEVSRAQGRDAAGTGAVIRSAAPLSQDTAEAAARHLLEDTVEASFNGGRVMAKRERRLGAIVLSSTPVRPTPGEGRAAVARALAREGLGVIGFSPAADTLRRRMALLHRELGEPWPDVSEPALLARLDAWLAPELHALAAGASVNGIDLVEPLRRLLPWPEASRLGELAPERLQVPSGSQIRITYPAVDDDGGRPVVAVKLQECFGWAETPRLVQGRVPVLFHLLSPARAPLAVTDDLASFWSGPYLQVRAQMRGKYPKHPWPEDPWAAKATAKTKARM
- a CDS encoding HNH endonuclease, with protein sequence MYYSAGNDDGAPATRGGVRRTSSSPGDGGKGGRALGTQQPEPQPAAAGSTGASTLAELEALERVLLIREIRALEDLKGAIAAAQARAAAAFDASTRRAQAAAGLTSGQLGKGVAAEVALARRESPHHGAKLLGLARILTTEMPHTLAALSKGVISEWRATLLVRETACLSLADRQEVDRQVAGNLAELEQLGDRKLINRIKSLSYGLDPHAVVNRAAHAVSERFVSCRPAPDTMTYLTALLPVAQGVGVYAALTREADRLRGAGDPRTKGQIMADTLVERATGQARAEDVRIEVQLIMTDQTLLHGILPNDTTTTGPDANSADADRAAATAGAYGAAGTDPVHTRSSRGGDCTTGAGPGSGSRSAGHSRPWTEAGIDPGGADRTPPEVRPDTKPGPLASAEPATGGQSTSFVPEGAEPAVLTGYGIVPAQWARDLVRGPHPTEPEPKPKPEPDEPDGPATERGAPPTRPDPQTEVWLRRLYIAPTSGQLTAMDSRARLVPHGLARLIAARDQVCRTPWCGAPIRHYDHITPVHAGGTTTAENIQGLCQACNQAKEAPGWESRATKTAKTAGTVRTAAGVPAESDGPTGRSTPLHPNRHTVTTVTSTGHAYSSTAPRPPVPRPAW
- a CDS encoding response regulator transcription factor — translated: MTDRPRILVVEDDRSLARMLAELLESEGYKVTVAYDGQRALHEGLTHPFDVLLLDRGLPAIEGLDVLTRLRSRGIYVPALVLSALGNPADRVEGLDRGAEDYLAKPFDIDELLARLRVLRRRNLPRTPALPVPGGVLDTTGRTVTTDAGEVVVLSEREGALLEHLARRPRQVFPRAELLDAVFPDADDDGVVDTYVHYLRRKLGRGVVLTVRGIGYRLGAPA
- a CDS encoding DUF4334 domain-containing protein, which produces MSQPNEQTPADQLRSMSGGAVPAEALAFFDSLPPVQLDEMSGSWRGAELPTGHRLDGVLGILGWQGKRFDDGDSVHPLIFETSTGRRFEFNPGLVPLNLALRCGPLLRQRAVGRIVRPLLQLARTTKPRARLRMMEYRGVVSATMIYDALPVNDAFRRVDTNTLLGAMDMREPGPPFIFSLHRMSPDQ
- a CDS encoding putative protein N(5)-glutamine methyltransferase; this translates as MNTETSGALVARLSAAGCVFAAEEAALLIEEAGSMGDPGHADRLDDMVRRRIAGQPLEQILGWAEFCGLRIPVAPGVFVPRRRTELLAEHAVQILATMSGPTTTGAPTTTSGPTVVELCCGSGAVTLAIAAQTSSRPTLFQPTLPAPKLFAVDLQPEAVDCARTSLDGLATVLAGDLFSALPRDLLGRVDIVAANAPYIPSARLATLPREARDHEPALTLDGGSDGLDVLRRIVSIAPEWLRPGAYLLLECSKQQAKTVKGIMGLHGFSPEIVRRKATDATIAVGRRKSW
- a CDS encoding HAMP domain-containing sensor histidine kinase; this translates as MKRWRGVREIRENRESREDAELTRASLRLAMQFTALVVVLLGVAGGLVYGLVAAQTRDAAENTLSSATQFDSPREAPLDVFLAVYDDGRLAVSRNMPAGLPYEEALADVAETGQARRDTVAAGDRTYEVLTARRGRDVVQAAVDTRESADQLRRLAFALVISVVIAGLLAGAVSALAARAAMRPMAEALALQRRFVADASHELRTPLTLLSTRVQMLRRRLIADAGGSGSKREADGGGGEASEAVGSEGANSDAVRAADDVIADTKVLTGILEDLLMAADPRQTGATEPVNLVDLAQSAVRALQPEANRRDLSLELDLPDTDVIVLGGEIALHRIFTALGANALDYARSVVGVSVRRSGREAVIRVSDDGPGFPPGFSTHAFERFASTRHRADSEQTRTPDGLPESRHYGLGLALVAEIVARCGGSIRALPNAAPGGGGAVEVRLPLAKSEP